A window of Gossypium hirsutum isolate 1008001.06 chromosome D13, Gossypium_hirsutum_v2.1, whole genome shotgun sequence genomic DNA:
ggcTTGGTCCCTATATTTGGTGAATCAGTTTTTAAAGGAAGGAAATGTAAGTACATTGGATTACCTCTGATCAATGTTCctaaaattgaaagaagaaaTTCTGGAATcctgaataatattaaaaattaattaaagctaTTTTTCATAATGTAAAAGAGTAATTTTAATGGAAAGTAATGTAATAggaaattgaagataaataacCTGGGGTGATCTTCTATAACCATTGAGCTGCAAACTATTACCCTTCCCCACTTCTGTCACTTTCTGATTATTATTATGAAGATGGTTTCCTCGAACGCCACAAGACATTTTTTATTGTATCTATCCAAAATTAAataccatacacacatataaatataatatatataatttttaaaaaattaaacatgttatatagtacaaaacataaaaaaagaaaaagaaaaatgagattgaATTAAACTCACCAGAAATCATGCAATCATCTGAAGGAACGAAATTgggaaattgagaaagaaaagaaaagaaaaaaagaacaaggaaattgcaattaataataaaagttcGAAAAAAGGAGTGAGAAGTGAGAATTctaaaaacaataaattaaattaaaaaataaaaaggagattCCCCAATTTTTTTCCCGACAATCTATGAGGAAACAATCTAATGATAAGGGGTAAGAAAATAAAGGGATGTTCCCCAAATATAGGTTTTGAggttcagaatcagaatcaattaGCTAAAAAAACAAAAGTATATAACTAAAATTGTCTTCCAATTTTCCACTTATTTTAAATATAGAAAatcaaattaagaaattaattattGGAAAACTAAAGAATTAGATACAACGAAAGGGAGCGACGCAAACCATGAATATAGATAGAGCTTTGAAATTTTTTCAGGTTAGGAGACTTGACTCTCACTTCTCTGTTGGACTAAGTTTTCCAGTTcagctttatttattttttcaatgaTAATTTTGGGGCTTTGCAGGGTTCCCAaggtaataaataatattaattacaagtttacCCGGGCTCATACTTCATTTTactcctcttcttctttttttttcaattaatatttactaaatatagtccaaaaatataataataatttttaatcattttcggtccattacattaaaaatattaaaggcgGATACGTTGAACATAATGTTATTGAAAGGGACAATTacgaatttaaaaaattaattttcaataaaacGAATATTGTAAAATAAGAAAAGTATATATGTattgaaaaaaatcaattttaaagcatatcatgtaaagtaaataatataataaacattgATTTAAATGAGAAAACAAGAATGATAATATTACTCAATCTATCTAATTTTGGTAAAGAGTTCGATATCCTTAATTAAGGTCTAAGACTCAAGTCTTGTGAATATATAAAACAATACTGAAAAGCCTTATCTCTTGTTTAGGAGTTCGATACCACTCGATTTTGTATTTACTCGGAACTCATTGTAACTATGAGATACCAAAAGCATTggcaataaataattataaaaaggtATTTCAAACATATACCCAATATCATTAGCAAAGATATTATGAAGCTAACTATACCTGATATAGTGCAGAGGTTTCTTTATGAAGTCCTTGCCCCCCAAAAGATTAAAGAGTTAATAAAGGAAAGCAGCGCAGCTTGAAGTGATTGAATCATTCCAACTCTAACCAAAGAAATTCTCTGTTGGGTTCATTAACGCATTGTAGAATCCGATAAATGTTAGTAGCAGCAACATATGATCTATCTACAGCAAGAAATTCATGAACACTACCATTCACCTCAATCCAACTACACCCAGGTCTTTTCCTTATCTTCTtatttctcatcttcttcctaATCTTCAAACCATCTTCATGCCTACTTGAACTACAATACATATGTGACACAAGTGCATACACCCCATCATCATCTGGTTCTAGTTTCATAAGCTTCTCTCCAGCCATCTCTGCTAAATCCAATTCCCCATGGATTAAACAAGCACAAAGGAATGACCTCCAAATAGCAACATCTGGCGACATTGGcatttgtttaattaatatttttgctTCTTCCAATAGCCCAGCTCGGCCAAGAAGGTCCACTACACATCCATAATGCTCAATCATGGGCTTTAAACCATAGCATTGAACCATATTCCTAAACAACTCCTGCCCCTCAACGAACAATCCTTCATGGCTACAAGCTGATAGAGCAGACAAAAAGGTCACCTCATTTGGTGCAACGCCTGATTCTAACATGTCAGAAAGTAGCTGCAAAGCTTGTTTTCCTTTCCCATGAAATGCACATCCAGTTATCATTATAGTCCAAGAAAACACATCTCTTTCCaccatttcattaaaaatcatcaCTGAAACATCATGGTATCCGCATTTTGAATACATATCCATCAAAGCATTGTTCAAAACAATATTCTTTTCGCCCAGATTCACTTTCTTAACATAACCATAAACACTCCCACCAAAATAAAGACCCCCATTATCAGCACAGCCAGCAAGAACCGCTACAATGGTAACAATTGTAGGATTAACTTCCCCTTGACTTCTCATTTCCTTAAAAAGCTTCATTCCAACCAACGGTTCCTTCCCTTTTACATACCCAGATATCAAAGCCGACCAAGAAACTGCATTTCTCACAGGCATTTTA
This region includes:
- the LOC107920573 gene encoding pentatricopeptide repeat-containing protein At2g13600, which gives rise to MDRKKLLLLVLAKYPNLKKLKKIHAQATTLGLLQHHNQALSCKILTTYANLKYPNDATKVFNQIHNPDIVSWTCLITLLSRHKNPFKSVVAFSQLIRAGLRPDSYSVVAALSACGKNRDLISGMLIHGLVLKYNLGFKNQIVCNALIDVYSRNGEIMVAELVFDWMLVRDVASWNSLLNGFILCNDLEASHRVFDKMPVRNAVSWSALISGYVKGKEPLVGMKLFKEMRSQGEVNPTIVTIVAVLAGCADNGGLYFGGSVYGYVKKVNLGEKNIVLNNALMDMYSKCGYHDVSVMIFNEMVERDVFSWTIMITGCAFHGKGKQALQLLSDMLESGVAPNEVTFLSALSACSHEGLFVEGQELFRNMVQCYGLKPMIEHYGCVVDLLGRAGLLEEAKILIKQMPMSPDVAIWRSFLCACLIHGELDLAEMAGEKLMKLEPDDDGVYALVSHMYCSSSRHEDGLKIRKKMRNKKIRKRPGCSWIEVNGSVHEFLAVDRSYVAATNIYRILQCVNEPNREFLWLELE